The following are from one region of the Denitrobacterium detoxificans genome:
- the hpf gene encoding ribosome hibernation-promoting factor, HPF/YfiA family, which produces MEITVTGRKMPITDALKSYAEEKIGNSMKVMDIDPLIAEVVLHMEQNPAIACPAVCEVTMTAKGHIIRVEEREEDMYAAIDVAAAKVLRQLRKFKTRVVEHKTRTKAESIRTTAEETDFDALMEELADDAVVREKDVEFLPLTEEEALVQIDLLGHDFFGYIDRDTDTFRILYRRDNGGYGLLKQI; this is translated from the coding sequence ATGGAGATTACCGTCACCGGCCGCAAGATGCCCATCACCGACGCTCTCAAGTCCTATGCGGAAGAGAAAATCGGCAATTCCATGAAGGTTATGGACATCGATCCGCTGATTGCGGAAGTCGTCCTGCACATGGAGCAGAACCCTGCTATCGCCTGCCCCGCCGTGTGCGAGGTAACCATGACCGCCAAGGGCCACATCATCCGCGTTGAAGAGCGCGAAGAAGACATGTACGCGGCAATCGACGTCGCAGCCGCCAAGGTCCTGCGCCAGCTGCGCAAGTTCAAGACGCGCGTTGTCGAGCACAAGACCCGCACCAAGGCCGAGAGCATCCGCACCACCGCCGAGGAAACCGACTTCGACGCCCTCATGGAAGAGCTCGCCGACGATGCCGTCGTGCGCGAGAAGGACGTTGAGTTCCTGCCCCTCACGGAAGAGGAAGCGCTCGTGCAGATCGACCTGCTGGGCCACGACTTCTTCGGCTACATCGACCGCGACACCGATACCTTCCGCATCCTGTATCGCCGCGACAATGGCGGTTACGGCCTGCTGAAGCAGATCTAG
- a CDS encoding helix-turn-helix domain-containing protein, whose translation MQTESKGRESRGVGDLAREIEEQWPSLKYLSLGCYYAWIFLCYSSQVLEAWAGVESFVPKFSMYISSTIALTVTLVLAAVFHRRFERLLERRRFVMLAALLASLATAALAYGLQSDPEGPIYHAGCVLTGVGTALIALRIGTIYGSLSARKALMLTSVSFLFATMIYFVCVGVPAVLGLDILTLLPLIAAVLTLSFTGSGQRGVAEKSAESPAHHLPHGFLVRLVLATFVFSLAASFASGGAHSAVGLSSVSDDGSIAMFLIGLVAIVVFIISGVLSARFDLVRLYYPLILLASISLLVIPVTGGHLEGHGLLPTVVYNVFIMFIWVLLSHVSDRTQLSAVQVFGWGRGASALGTTVGNVLAMEIQTASGDPTNMMVVASVALLFALAATAMVVLKEGALDDMFAKTGGDTSQGFSALLDPFAQDAALAGKGSWMRSCEELADETNLSKREREVLVLLSKGRTIEFIAEDLGISFNTSKSHVRHVYEKTGVHTRQELLSLIETRRNAMRV comes from the coding sequence ATGCAGACGGAGAGCAAGGGCCGCGAATCGCGTGGCGTGGGCGATCTCGCTCGCGAAATCGAAGAGCAATGGCCTAGTTTGAAATACTTATCTCTTGGTTGTTATTACGCATGGATTTTCTTGTGCTATAGCAGCCAGGTACTGGAAGCTTGGGCAGGGGTCGAATCCTTCGTGCCCAAGTTTTCCATGTACATATCATCCACCATCGCACTCACGGTGACGTTGGTGCTTGCGGCTGTGTTCCATCGTCGTTTCGAACGTCTGCTGGAGCGCCGCCGCTTCGTCATGCTTGCGGCATTGTTGGCCTCTCTGGCCACGGCTGCGCTTGCGTATGGCTTGCAGTCCGACCCCGAGGGTCCCATCTACCATGCTGGTTGCGTGCTTACGGGCGTGGGCACGGCGCTGATTGCGCTGCGCATAGGCACGATCTACGGGAGCCTCTCTGCGCGTAAGGCGCTCATGCTCACGTCGGTGTCGTTCCTGTTCGCCACCATGATCTACTTCGTGTGCGTTGGCGTGCCCGCCGTGCTCGGGCTCGACATTCTTACGCTGTTACCGCTCATCGCGGCTGTGCTTACCCTTTCGTTTACGGGTAGCGGGCAGCGTGGCGTTGCAGAGAAGTCCGCGGAAAGCCCCGCTCATCACCTTCCTCATGGGTTCTTGGTCAGGCTCGTCCTTGCGACGTTCGTATTCTCGCTTGCCGCGAGTTTTGCAAGCGGGGGTGCTCATTCTGCGGTGGGTCTTTCGTCCGTTTCCGACGATGGGTCCATCGCCATGTTCCTCATTGGTCTTGTGGCCATTGTCGTATTCATCATTTCCGGCGTGCTGTCCGCTCGATTTGACCTCGTGCGGTTGTACTATCCGCTCATTCTGCTGGCGAGCATCAGCTTGCTCGTCATCCCCGTGACGGGTGGCCACCTAGAGGGCCATGGCCTGCTGCCCACGGTGGTGTACAACGTGTTCATCATGTTCATCTGGGTGCTGCTTTCGCACGTATCCGATCGTACGCAGCTTTCCGCCGTGCAGGTGTTTGGCTGGGGGCGTGGGGCGTCTGCCCTGGGCACGACCGTTGGAAACGTGCTTGCCATGGAAATCCAAACGGCCAGCGGCGACCCTACGAATATGATGGTCGTTGCCTCGGTTGCCCTGCTGTTTGCGCTTGCCGCTACGGCCATGGTGGTGCTCAAAGAGGGCGCGCTTGATGACATGTTCGCCAAGACAGGCGGTGATACCTCGCAGGGCTTTTCGGCGCTGCTCGACCCGTTTGCGCAGGATGCGGCTCTGGCGGGCAAGGGTTCTTGGATGCGTAGCTGCGAGGAGCTTGCCGACGAGACCAATCTCTCGAAGCGCGAGCGCGAGGTGCTCGTGCTGCTCTCGAAGGGCCGCACCATCGAGTTTATTGCCGAGGACCTGGGCATTTCGTTCAATACGTCGAAATCGCACGTGCGTCACGTGTACGAGAAGACGGGCGTGCATACGCGCCAAGAGCTGCTCTCCCTCATCGAAACGCGCCGCAACGCCATGCGGGTGTGA
- a CDS encoding 4Fe-4S binding protein produces MKKSSVLRTISVLCVLGIVCVGLAFHTGVGTPSQWGLYDITAICPLGALETLIASKTFVPPALIALAITVVVTVILGRAFCAWGCPVPLVKRLFGADKRHAKAEAQAIEKAESDDAEKSDCAACASAARCAEVHGEDADGSAKASGKSGVLSKLFPANVKRGGLDDSRNWVLGGTLLTTAVFGFPVFCLICPVGLSFATIIALWRLLQLNETTLSLVVFPALLIVEVVVLRSWCHRFCPLGALLSLISRANRTFRPKSDASVCLKESKGQKCDACAKACPEGIDLHDAVNSQPMHDCTKCRKCADACPVHAITFPLRDLASKKSRMDKVEP; encoded by the coding sequence ATGAAGAAGAGCTCCGTTTTGCGCACGATAAGCGTGCTGTGCGTGCTGGGCATCGTCTGCGTGGGGCTTGCGTTCCATACGGGCGTGGGCACGCCGTCGCAATGGGGTCTGTATGACATTACGGCCATTTGTCCCCTGGGTGCGCTCGAGACGCTCATTGCCTCGAAGACGTTCGTGCCCCCAGCGCTTATCGCCCTCGCCATTACCGTGGTGGTCACCGTTATCCTGGGCCGCGCATTCTGCGCATGGGGTTGTCCCGTTCCGCTGGTGAAGCGCCTGTTTGGTGCTGACAAGCGCCATGCGAAGGCCGAGGCGCAGGCTATCGAGAAGGCCGAATCCGACGATGCCGAGAAGTCGGACTGTGCTGCCTGCGCGAGCGCTGCTCGCTGCGCCGAGGTGCACGGCGAGGACGCGGACGGTTCCGCCAAGGCTTCGGGGAAGAGCGGCGTGCTTTCGAAACTGTTCCCCGCAAACGTCAAGCGCGGCGGGTTGGACGATTCGCGCAATTGGGTGCTTGGTGGAACGCTGCTCACCACGGCCGTGTTCGGCTTCCCCGTGTTCTGCCTGATCTGCCCCGTGGGTCTATCGTTTGCCACCATCATCGCACTGTGGCGTCTGCTTCAGCTGAACGAGACGACGCTGTCGCTCGTGGTGTTCCCGGCGCTGCTGATCGTCGAAGTCGTGGTGCTGCGTTCGTGGTGCCATCGCTTTTGCCCGCTGGGGGCGCTGCTCTCGCTCATTTCGCGTGCCAATCGCACGTTCCGTCCAAAGAGCGATGCGTCGGTGTGCCTGAAGGAGTCGAAGGGGCAGAAGTGCGACGCGTGCGCGAAGGCGTGCCCCGAGGGCATCGATTTGCACGACGCCGTGAATTCTCAGCCCATGCACGATTGCACGAAGTGTCGCAAGTGCGCAGATGCCTGCCCCGTGCATGCGATTACCTTCCCCTTGAGGGACTTGGCCAGCAAAAAGTCAAGAATGGACAAGGTGGAACCGTAG
- a CDS encoding 4Fe-4S dicluster domain-containing protein produces MAVTRRAFAGFLGATAALGALGGATRAFAGDGSLLRPPGGQDEAQFISRCVKCDRCRSVCHTGAITLATVEDGFLNARTPTLDFHRGICDFCDDCARVCATGAIVPFNEETEKIGIAVVQSDRCLSYTQSCEDCVNACPYQAITLDSGRHPVVNADLCNGCGVCENVCPALVYGQFAGGKRRGIVVRPASEVEGYVVR; encoded by the coding sequence GTGGCTGTTACCAGAAGGGCATTTGCCGGATTCCTGGGGGCCACTGCGGCTCTGGGTGCGCTTGGTGGCGCTACCCGCGCGTTCGCGGGCGACGGCTCGCTGCTGCGTCCCCCGGGCGGTCAGGATGAGGCTCAGTTCATCTCGCGTTGCGTGAAGTGCGATCGTTGCCGCAGCGTATGCCATACGGGCGCCATTACCCTGGCGACCGTGGAGGATGGCTTCTTGAATGCACGTACGCCCACGCTCGATTTTCATCGTGGCATCTGCGATTTTTGCGACGACTGCGCGCGCGTGTGCGCAACCGGCGCCATCGTTCCCTTCAACGAGGAGACCGAGAAGATCGGTATCGCCGTGGTTCAGTCGGATAGGTGCCTGTCGTACACCCAGTCGTGCGAGGACTGCGTGAATGCATGCCCGTACCAGGCCATCACGCTCGATTCGGGACGTCATCCCGTGGTGAATGCCGACTTGTGCAATGGGTGTGGCGTCTGCGAAAACGTGTGCCCAGCGTTGGTATATGGGCAGTTTGCGGGCGGCAAGCGCCGCGGCATCGTGGTTCGCCCTGCATCTGAAGTGGAAGGATACGTGGTCCGATGA
- a CDS encoding TorD/DmsD family molecular chaperone, which translates to MDVQDAKQLAEACKARAEFCGFLASVYFKELTEEQIEALSRIEFERDDSLVSRGYARIADYLKYRDSGTRQDLAVDYARVFLGAGQYDKITAPPYESVFTSDDGLLMQDARDKALSYYRTFGYDLPEGNTIPEDHISFELQFAALLAEESARVLEAGNYDRFAELVALQRGFFLYHQKNWFPRFCDAVDTHAQTDFYRAIALITRGYLEEEAAFLDGAAELAGVQGDAGDLHPAWMDEELPEAVAV; encoded by the coding sequence ATGGACGTACAAGATGCGAAGCAGTTGGCTGAGGCGTGCAAGGCGCGTGCCGAGTTCTGCGGCTTCCTGGCAAGCGTGTATTTCAAGGAGCTTACCGAAGAGCAGATCGAGGCTCTTTCCCGCATCGAATTCGAGCGCGATGACTCGCTGGTTTCCCGTGGGTATGCCCGCATTGCCGACTATTTGAAGTATCGCGATTCGGGAACACGGCAGGATCTGGCCGTCGACTACGCTCGAGTATTTCTGGGCGCAGGTCAGTACGACAAGATCACGGCGCCGCCGTATGAATCCGTGTTTACGAGTGACGATGGGCTCCTGATGCAGGATGCCCGCGACAAGGCTCTGTCGTACTATCGCACGTTTGGCTACGACCTTCCCGAGGGCAACACCATTCCCGAAGACCACATTAGCTTCGAGCTTCAGTTTGCGGCGCTTCTGGCCGAAGAATCGGCGCGCGTGCTCGAGGCGGGGAACTACGATCGCTTTGCCGAGCTCGTGGCCCTGCAGCGTGGCTTCTTCCTGTATCACCAGAAGAACTGGTTCCCGCGCTTCTGCGACGCCGTCGATACGCATGCGCAGACCGACTTCTACCGCGCCATTGCGTTGATCACGCGTGGCTACCTGGAAGAAGAGGCGGCGTTTCTTGATGGCGCAGCCGAACTGGCCGGGGTTCAGGGCGATGCGGGCGATCTGCACCCGGCTTGGATGGACGAAGAGCTTCCCGAAGCGGTGGCGGTGTAG
- a CDS encoding DmsC/YnfH family molybdoenzyme membrane anchor subunit, producing the protein MEIQWSLVLFTAIAGTGSWLLGCACIDEFKGMAKKTTSLAAIIAIVLLIAGGIVSATHLSHVDRIFGVLAHPAPGIFLEALLLGIDALIGLILVLLWKRDASAGARKAFAALGVIMAPVFSFSCGFSYMMSSQLAWNNIGLPLGYLGTAAAAGCALWALLCAYRGEAEEALVFAGWETVLGGALAVVFALVFGMVSGVSAGAQAPLFWGAVVLVGGVAPLACGVAITRKPASALAFAGLALACGCVGAIAFRCLMWLGSDALMALFGVTL; encoded by the coding sequence ATGGAAATCCAATGGTCCCTCGTTCTGTTCACCGCTATCGCGGGCACTGGTTCGTGGCTGCTGGGATGCGCGTGCATTGACGAGTTCAAGGGCATGGCAAAGAAGACGACCTCCCTGGCTGCCATCATCGCGATCGTCCTCCTGATCGCGGGCGGCATCGTCTCGGCAACGCACCTGTCCCACGTCGATAGGATATTCGGCGTTCTGGCTCACCCCGCTCCGGGCATCTTCCTGGAGGCACTGCTCTTGGGCATCGATGCGCTCATCGGTCTCATCCTGGTGCTGCTGTGGAAGCGCGATGCTTCTGCGGGCGCTCGTAAGGCGTTCGCTGCCCTGGGCGTCATCATGGCTCCGGTGTTCTCGTTCTCGTGCGGCTTCTCTTACATGATGTCCTCCCAGCTCGCATGGAACAACATTGGCCTGCCCCTGGGCTACCTGGGTACGGCTGCTGCCGCTGGTTGCGCCCTGTGGGCCCTGCTCTGCGCCTATCGCGGCGAGGCCGAAGAGGCCCTCGTGTTCGCTGGCTGGGAAACCGTGCTCGGCGGCGCGCTTGCCGTGGTGTTCGCGCTCGTGTTCGGCATGGTCTCCGGCGTTTCCGCTGGCGCTCAGGCTCCGCTGTTCTGGGGCGCCGTGGTCCTGGTTGGTGGCGTTGCCCCGCTGGCATGCGGCGTTGCCATCACCCGCAAGCCCGCATCCGCGCTTGCCTTCGCTGGCCTGGCGCTGGCATGTGGCTGCGTTGGCGCAATCGCGTTCCGCTGCCTCATGTGGCTCGGTAGCGATGCGCTCATGGCGCTGTTTGGCGTCACGCTGTAA
- a CDS encoding 4Fe-4S dicluster domain-containing protein: MAHNCIVVNLDRCTGCFSCEVACKMENGVALGERWSRVLTVGPVGEYPNMTRYALPTMCQQCEDAPCVNVCPTGASYRDPKTNVVLVNKEQCIGCKYCMMACPYGVRAWNKEEKCVEKCTLCGQLTSQGELPACVKSCAAGARFYGDLDDPNSDVSKELAKYSDDQIHTLQDVGNHPATHYIMTDMVGTWYPRIKAPEYPRTDAYPVDGE, translated from the coding sequence ATGGCGCATAATTGCATTGTCGTTAACCTTGACCGCTGCACCGGCTGCTTCAGCTGCGAGGTGGCGTGCAAGATGGAAAATGGCGTGGCCCTGGGCGAGCGCTGGTCGCGCGTGCTGACCGTGGGCCCCGTGGGCGAGTACCCCAATATGACGCGCTACGCGCTGCCCACCATGTGCCAGCAGTGCGAAGATGCTCCCTGCGTGAACGTGTGTCCCACGGGCGCCAGCTACCGAGACCCGAAGACCAACGTCGTGCTGGTGAACAAGGAGCAGTGCATCGGCTGCAAGTATTGCATGATGGCCTGCCCCTATGGCGTGCGCGCCTGGAACAAGGAAGAGAAGTGCGTTGAGAAGTGCACCCTCTGCGGCCAGCTGACCAGCCAGGGCGAGCTTCCCGCATGCGTGAAGAGCTGCGCTGCCGGCGCTCGTTTCTACGGCGATCTGGACGATCCGAACTCCGACGTTTCGAAGGAGCTCGCGAAGTACTCCGACGACCAGATCCACACGCTGCAGGACGTGGGCAATCATCCTGCAACCCACTACATCATGACCGACATGGTCGGCACGTGGTATCCGCGCATCAAGGCGCCCGAATATCCGCGTACCGATGCGTATCCGGTAGACGGCGAATAG
- a CDS encoding molybdopterin-containing oxidoreductase family protein → MGETKITRRGFCKSAVALGAVAGLGISLKDSLVEADPAKAATSGEEKIYKTSCRACIASCAVLAHVRDGRVVRIEGNPESPMSQGGVCAKGMAGIQALYHPNRNKYPMRRVGERGKNTWERISWDEALTEVATKINEVSDKYGSEAISVSTGGGGNPHFSNIKRFGEAINTPNVWEPGCSQCYLPRMGASLLAYGAGKPNNLSFSDSNGWDYYFTDSKVTSLVLWGTDPSNSSAATGGRALAELRNRPQGLKTVVVDPRYTLDAAKADVWLPIRPGTDIALFLAWTRWILENEKYDKDFCTTWTNMPYLINPNTRLTLKATEAGLDGTDKDYVIWNPAINAPEVVQFPMAEGVQPALFGTYEVNGMKCSTAGQLLKENCEEWTLEKAAEICWLDAKMIEKALEIYTDPNGQSSLMQGVYADQTGQTQANALAALTLEFLMGNVEKPGTMLQKFPNAPVKDQLGNTPRLLTQDKVMKRCGYTEYKGLICWDMAHIPSVFKAMKDGDPYQIHMWIERSGNKHVVLGNSTCLDDIVPNLDYIVHVYMYPTAFSVLCADLILPCTEWLETNLPIPQLNTVVMRQAVTHLYETVEEGIIWTQIVQKCAELGNTHCPKAFDANECMTTPFYKNEYEKQKQHLFKLADKMTWEEACEKGVFEWCTADEYRTYYTYLKTDESTGKPKGFGTPSKKIEVYCESNTILGRTGYPWAHCKEAEHLELPAASQDYEPMPIYHEPAESPLTDTEYPLVITEGRLPMYHHGTLRNIPYLREIYPVPEMWINPKDAEKYGITDNEWVNIESRRGKTHGKARVTTAIPEGVLYQERFWLPELLDSDDPAQAYRACNINVLTKNDPPYDPVYGSYILRGFQVKVSPSNDEILKSIWSEPEQFEPWMPEFSDTTEDVFDYGA, encoded by the coding sequence ATGGGAGAAACCAAAATCACCCGCAGGGGATTCTGCAAATCCGCCGTAGCGCTTGGCGCCGTGGCTGGTTTGGGAATCAGCCTGAAGGACAGTCTGGTTGAAGCCGATCCCGCCAAAGCAGCTACCAGTGGGGAGGAGAAGATCTACAAGACCTCGTGTCGCGCGTGCATCGCATCATGCGCTGTTCTGGCGCATGTGCGTGATGGCCGCGTGGTGCGTATCGAGGGAAACCCCGAGAGCCCCATGAGCCAGGGCGGCGTATGCGCCAAGGGCATGGCAGGCATTCAGGCCTTGTACCATCCGAACCGCAACAAGTATCCCATGCGTCGTGTGGGCGAGCGTGGTAAGAATACTTGGGAGCGCATCAGCTGGGACGAGGCCCTTACCGAAGTGGCCACGAAGATTAACGAGGTTTCCGACAAGTATGGTAGCGAAGCTATCAGCGTTTCCACCGGCGGTGGCGGAAATCCGCACTTTTCGAATATCAAGCGCTTTGGCGAGGCAATCAACACCCCGAACGTATGGGAGCCTGGCTGCTCGCAGTGCTACCTGCCCCGCATGGGCGCATCGCTGCTTGCGTATGGCGCTGGCAAGCCGAACAACCTGTCGTTCTCTGACTCGAACGGCTGGGATTACTACTTCACCGACAGCAAGGTCACGTCGCTGGTGCTGTGGGGCACCGACCCCAGCAACTCTTCGGCTGCCACGGGTGGTCGCGCTCTCGCCGAGCTGCGCAATCGTCCCCAGGGCCTGAAGACGGTCGTCGTAGACCCCCGCTACACGCTCGATGCCGCAAAGGCCGATGTGTGGCTGCCCATTCGCCCCGGCACGGACATCGCTCTGTTCCTGGCGTGGACGCGTTGGATCCTGGAGAACGAGAAGTACGACAAGGATTTCTGCACCACCTGGACCAACATGCCGTATCTGATTAACCCGAACACGCGCCTCACGCTGAAGGCGACCGAAGCGGGCCTGGACGGCACGGACAAGGATTACGTTATCTGGAATCCTGCCATCAACGCGCCCGAGGTTGTTCAGTTCCCCATGGCCGAAGGCGTTCAGCCTGCACTCTTTGGCACCTACGAGGTCAATGGCATGAAGTGCAGCACCGCTGGCCAGCTGCTGAAGGAGAACTGCGAGGAGTGGACGCTCGAAAAGGCTGCCGAGATCTGCTGGCTCGATGCCAAGATGATCGAGAAGGCCCTGGAGATCTACACCGACCCCAACGGCCAGTCGAGCTTGATGCAGGGCGTGTATGCCGACCAGACCGGTCAGACTCAGGCAAACGCCCTCGCCGCGCTCACCCTGGAATTCCTCATGGGCAACGTGGAGAAGCCTGGCACCATGCTTCAGAAGTTCCCGAACGCACCTGTGAAGGACCAGCTAGGCAACACCCCGCGCTTGCTCACGCAGGACAAGGTCATGAAGCGCTGCGGCTACACCGAGTACAAGGGCCTCATCTGCTGGGATATGGCTCACATCCCCTCGGTGTTCAAGGCCATGAAAGACGGCGACCCCTACCAGATCCACATGTGGATCGAACGTTCGGGCAACAAGCACGTCGTGCTCGGCAACTCCACCTGCCTGGACGACATCGTGCCGAACCTGGACTACATCGTGCACGTGTACATGTATCCCACGGCATTCTCCGTGCTGTGCGCCGACCTCATTCTTCCCTGCACCGAATGGCTCGAGACGAACCTCCCCATTCCGCAGCTCAACACGGTCGTCATGCGTCAGGCTGTTACGCATCTGTACGAGACCGTTGAAGAGGGCATTATCTGGACACAGATTGTTCAGAAGTGTGCCGAGTTGGGCAACACGCATTGCCCCAAGGCATTCGATGCCAACGAGTGCATGACCACGCCGTTCTACAAGAACGAGTATGAGAAGCAGAAGCAGCACCTCTTCAAGCTGGCCGACAAGATGACCTGGGAAGAGGCTTGCGAAAAGGGCGTGTTCGAGTGGTGCACGGCTGACGAGTACCGTACGTACTACACCTATCTGAAGACCGACGAGAGCACCGGTAAGCCCAAGGGCTTCGGCACGCCCTCGAAGAAGATCGAGGTCTATTGCGAGTCCAACACCATTCTGGGTCGCACGGGCTATCCTTGGGCTCATTGCAAGGAGGCCGAGCATCTGGAGCTTCCCGCGGCATCGCAGGATTACGAGCCCATGCCCATCTATCATGAGCCCGCTGAGTCCCCGCTGACCGACACGGAATATCCGCTGGTCATCACCGAGGGCCGTCTGCCCATGTATCACCATGGCACGCTGCGCAACATCCCGTATCTGCGCGAGATCTATCCCGTGCCCGAGATGTGGATCAACCCCAAGGATGCCGAAAAGTACGGCATCACCGACAACGAGTGGGTCAACATCGAGAGCCGTCGCGGCAAGACGCATGGCAAGGCTCGCGTCACCACGGCCATCCCCGAGGGCGTTCTCTACCAGGAGCGCTTCTGGCTGCCCGAGCTGCTTGACTCCGATGACCCGGCTCAGGCGTATCGTGCATGCAATATCAACGTGCTCACGAAGAACGATCCCCCCTATGACCCGGTATATGGCTCGTACATTCTGCGTGGCTTCCAGGTAAAGGTGTCGCCCAGCAATGACGAGATCCTGAAGTCCATCTGGTCCGAACCCGAGCAGTTCGAGCCCTGGATGCCCGAGTTCTCTGATACCACTGAGGATGTGTTTGACTATGGCGCATAA
- the rhaD gene encoding rhamnulose-1-phosphate aldolase codes for MGIEQANCMRRFIRMCDDGWVEGWHESNGGNLSYRLDEEDIRVVMPYLKVSGEGHDWVGIGRKEPDIANALFLVTAAGSPMRKVSIDPTLNCGIVEIDESGSAWRRVWGLRNARPTSEFLGHLLAHAALIRDADGDSRVVYHAHCQNVIALSLILNASEAEWNRALWGAMTEVVMLTPQGVGVLPWMLPGGRELAEQTALKIAEHAAVVWSQHGLIATGPDFDETFGLTHTIEKAASIYLKARAANGGRVPDHLVPPAQLREVCDAIGASFNEDLLQ; via the coding sequence ATGGGTATCGAACAGGCTAACTGCATGAGGCGCTTCATCCGCATGTGCGATGATGGCTGGGTAGAAGGCTGGCACGAAAGCAACGGTGGCAACCTTTCCTATCGCCTGGACGAGGAAGACATCCGCGTGGTCATGCCGTACTTGAAGGTGTCGGGCGAAGGCCACGATTGGGTGGGCATCGGCCGCAAGGAGCCCGATATCGCCAATGCGCTCTTCTTGGTAACGGCAGCGGGTTCTCCTATGCGCAAGGTGAGCATCGACCCTACGCTGAACTGCGGCATCGTGGAAATCGACGAGTCCGGTTCTGCGTGGCGCCGCGTATGGGGCTTGCGCAATGCGCGTCCTACCAGCGAATTTCTGGGTCATCTGCTTGCACACGCTGCGCTCATCCGCGATGCCGACGGCGATAGCCGCGTGGTGTATCACGCGCATTGCCAGAACGTGATTGCGCTCAGCCTCATTCTGAATGCGAGCGAAGCCGAATGGAACCGTGCGCTGTGGGGCGCCATGACCGAAGTCGTCATGCTTACTCCGCAGGGAGTGGGTGTGCTTCCGTGGATGCTGCCTGGCGGTCGCGAGCTGGCAGAGCAGACCGCGCTGAAGATTGCCGAGCATGCGGCGGTCGTGTGGTCGCAGCATGGCCTTATTGCCACGGGCCCCGATTTCGACGAGACGTTCGGCCTTACCCACACTATCGAAAAGGCCGCAAGCATTTACCTGAAGGCTCGCGCCGCGAATGGGGGCAGGGTGCCCGACCATCTGGTGCCGCCTGCGCAACTGCGGGAAGTGTGCGACGCCATCGGCGCAAGCTTCAACGAGGATCTGCTGCAGTAG